From a single Mus caroli chromosome X, CAROLI_EIJ_v1.1, whole genome shotgun sequence genomic region:
- the Naa10 gene encoding N-alpha-acetyltransferase 10 isoform X1, translated as MNIRNARPEDLMNMQHCNLLCLPENYQMKYYFYHGLSWPQLSYIAEDENGKIVGYVLAKMEEDPDDVPHGHITSLAVKRSHRRLGLAQKLMDQASRAMIENFNAKYVSLHVRKSNRAALHLYSNTLNFQISEVEPKYYADGEDAYAMKRDLTQMADELRRHLELKEKGKHMVLAALENKAENKGNVLLSSGEACREEKGLAAEDSGGDSKDLSEVSETTESTDVKDSSEASDSAS; from the exons ATGAACATCCGCAATGCTAGG CCCGAAGACCTGATGAACATGCAGCACTGCAACCTTCTCTGCCTGCCGGAGAACTACCAGATGAAGTACTATTTCTATCATGGCCTCtcttggccccag CTTTCGTACATTGCTGAGGATGAGAATGGGAAGATTGTGGGCTACGTCTTGGCTAAAAT GGAAGAGGACCCAGATGATGTGCCCCATGGACATATCACCTCACTG GCCGTGAAGCGATCCCACCGGCGCCTTGGCCTGGCTCAGAAGCTGATGGACCAGGCCTCTCGAGCCATGATAGAGAACTTCAATGCCAAATACGTCTCCCTGCATGTCAGGAAGAG TAACAGGGCCGCCCTGCATCTCTATTCCAACACTCTCAACTTTCA GATCAGCGAAGTGGAGCCCAAATACTATGCAGATGGGGAAGATGCGTATGCAATGAAGCGGGACCTCACGCAGATGGCTGATGAG CTGAGGCGGCACCTGGAGCTGAAGGAAAAGGGCAAGCACATGGTTCTGGCGGCCTTGGAGAACAAAGCGGAGAACAAAGGCAACGTGCTTCTGAGCTCAGGAGAGGCCTGTCGTGAGGAGAAGGGCCTGGCTGCTGAGGATAGTGGTGGGGACAGCAAGGACCTCAGTGAGGTCAGCGAGACCACAGAGAGCACAGATGTCAAAGACAGCTCAGAGgcctctgactctgcctcctag
- the Naa10 gene encoding N-alpha-acetyltransferase 10 isoform X2 has translation MNIRNARPEDLMNMQHCNLLCLPENYQMKYYFYHGLSWPQLSYIAEDENGKIVGYVLAKMEEDPDDVPHGHITSLAVKRSHRRLGLAQKLMDQASRAMIENFNAKYVSLHVRKSNRAALHLYSNTLNFQISEVEPKYYADGEDAYAMKRDLTQMADEPAPGPGSSCLLSGDLGPVSFHPLPSGLLAAAEAAPGAEGKGQAHGSGGLGEQSGEQRQRASELRRGLS, from the exons ATGAACATCCGCAATGCTAGG CCCGAAGACCTGATGAACATGCAGCACTGCAACCTTCTCTGCCTGCCGGAGAACTACCAGATGAAGTACTATTTCTATCATGGCCTCtcttggccccag CTTTCGTACATTGCTGAGGATGAGAATGGGAAGATTGTGGGCTACGTCTTGGCTAAAAT GGAAGAGGACCCAGATGATGTGCCCCATGGACATATCACCTCACTG GCCGTGAAGCGATCCCACCGGCGCCTTGGCCTGGCTCAGAAGCTGATGGACCAGGCCTCTCGAGCCATGATAGAGAACTTCAATGCCAAATACGTCTCCCTGCATGTCAGGAAGAG TAACAGGGCCGCCCTGCATCTCTATTCCAACACTCTCAACTTTCA GATCAGCGAAGTGGAGCCCAAATACTATGCAGATGGGGAAGATGCGTATGCAATGAAGCGGGACCTCACGCAGATGGCTGATGAG ccagccccagggcCTGGCTCCTCTTGTCTCCTGTCTGGAGACTTAGGCCCTGTCTCTTTCCACCCGCTTCCCTCTGGGCTCCTGGCGGCAGCTGAGGCGGCACCTGGAGCTGAAGGAAAAGGGCAAGCACATGGTTCTGGCGGCCTTGGAGAACAAAGCGGAGAACAAAGGCAACGTGCTTCTGAGCTCAGGAGAGGCCTGTCGTGA
- the Naa10 gene encoding N-alpha-acetyltransferase 10 isoform X3, with amino-acid sequence MNIRNARPEDLMNMQHCNLLCLPENYQMKYYFYHGLSWPQLSYIAEDENGKIVGYVLAKMEEDPDDVPHGHITSLAVKRSHRRLGLAQKLMDQASRAMIENFNAKYVSLHVRKSNRAALHLYSNTLNFQISEVEPKYYADGEDAYAMKRDLTQMADEPQGLAPLVSCLET; translated from the exons ATGAACATCCGCAATGCTAGG CCCGAAGACCTGATGAACATGCAGCACTGCAACCTTCTCTGCCTGCCGGAGAACTACCAGATGAAGTACTATTTCTATCATGGCCTCtcttggccccag CTTTCGTACATTGCTGAGGATGAGAATGGGAAGATTGTGGGCTACGTCTTGGCTAAAAT GGAAGAGGACCCAGATGATGTGCCCCATGGACATATCACCTCACTG GCCGTGAAGCGATCCCACCGGCGCCTTGGCCTGGCTCAGAAGCTGATGGACCAGGCCTCTCGAGCCATGATAGAGAACTTCAATGCCAAATACGTCTCCCTGCATGTCAGGAAGAG TAACAGGGCCGCCCTGCATCTCTATTCCAACACTCTCAACTTTCA GATCAGCGAAGTGGAGCCCAAATACTATGCAGATGGGGAAGATGCGTATGCAATGAAGCGGGACCTCACGCAGATGGCTGATGAG ccccagggcCTGGCTCCTCTTGTCTCCTGTCTGGAGACTTAG